The Candidatus Eisenbacteria bacterium genome includes a window with the following:
- a CDS encoding YggT family protein has translation MFAVGPLLGAVTMILDVALTAYYWLLIVYALMSWVSPDPYNPIVRFISSLAEPFLDAIRKLLPFARMGVVDLSAFVGILLVMGTRHFVVGALQNLRFQLGAP, from the coding sequence ATGTTTGCCGTCGGACCGTTGCTCGGCGCCGTCACCATGATCCTGGATGTGGCGCTGACGGCCTACTACTGGCTCCTGATCGTGTACGCGCTGATGAGCTGGGTGAGCCCGGATCCATACAACCCCATCGTGCGGTTCATCAGTTCGCTGGCCGAGCCGTTCCTGGACGCCATCCGCAAGCTGCTGCCCTTCGCGCGCATGGGAGTGGTGGATCTCTCGGCGTTCGTCGGGATCCTGCTGGTGATGGGCACGCGCCACTTCGTGGTGGGCGCGCTGCAGAACCTGCGCTTCCAGCTGGGCGCACCCTGA